A single Osmerus mordax isolate fOsmMor3 chromosome 7, fOsmMor3.pri, whole genome shotgun sequence DNA region contains:
- the fmnl3 gene encoding formin-like protein 3 isoform X1, whose product MGNIESVDGQSSEMKHHIMPLKVPMPDQTELEERFAIVLNSMNLPPDKARLLRQYDNEKKWDLICDQERFQVKNPPHTYIQKLRGYLDPGVTRKKFRRRVQESTKVLRELEISLRTNHIGWVREFLNDENRGLDILVEYLSFAQCAVMLDFEGLETGEEGSLDKTKSWSRSIEDLHQSVTQPFCNTLVRSARQSVLRYGNNTATNSKTIKNSRLVSQKDDVHVCIMCLRAIMNYQYGFNMVMSHAHGVNEIALSLNNKNSRTKALVLELLAAVCLVRGGHEIILSAFDNFKEVCKEKHRFEKLMDYFRCEDGNIDFMVACMQFINIVVHSVEDMNFRVHLQYEFTKLGLDDYLEKSKHTESDKLSVQIQAYLDNVFDVGGLLEDAETKNVALEKVDELEEHLSHVTEKLLDVENETVMKVADLEKLLLQKDKDLQIIRETYESTNTQVNTLRRVIKEKDAAYQRHFNIEKRLLELEQQGTIRLRKKPDGDIAIEPLVGGGGGGSGPGVPPGDVGHFSFGAAAGLTGPVGPGGPEAGLPSATEAPPPPPPPPPPPPPLPSASGENAPMPPPPPPLAPPLPGTSPSVILSLGLSVIRIKKPIKTKFRLPVFNWTALKPNQINGTVFHEIDDERVLEELDLEKFEELFKTRAQGPIVDFTCTKSKVSQKAVNKINLLDANRSKNLAITLRKAHKSTEEICKAIEKFDLKALPVDFMECLMRFLPTETETKMMRQYERERRPLDQLAEEDRFMLHFSKIERLTQRMNIITFVGNFSDSVNMLTPQLNAIIAASASVKSSPKLKRMLEIILALGNYMNSSKRGSVYGFKLQSLDLLLDTKSTDRKMTLLHYIALTVKEKYPELTNFFNELHFVDKAAAVSLENVLLDVRELGKGMDLIRRECSLHDHSVLKGFLQTSDTQLDKVQKDAKMAEEAFNNVVNYFGESSKTTPPSVFFPVFVRFIKAYKDAVEDNDQRKRQEEAMREKLLAQEAKQQDPKVQAHKKRQQQNELIAELRKRQAKDHRPVYEGKDGTIEDIITVLKSVPFTARTAKRGSRFFCEANLCDDSNC is encoded by the exons AATTCCATGAACTTGCCCCCTGACAAAGCCAGGCTCCTTCGACAGTACGACAACGAGAAGAAGTGGGACCTCATCTGTGACCAG GAGAGGTTCCAGGTGAAGAACCCGCCTCACACCTACATCCAGAAGCTGCGAGGGTATCTAGACCCTGGTGTCACACGCAAG AAGTTCCGCAGGCGGGTCCAGGAATCCACGAAAGtcctgagagagctggagatcTCTCTGAGGACGAACCACATTGG GTGGGTCAGGGAGTTCCTCAACGATGAGAACCGAGGGCTGGACATTCTGGTTGAGTACCTCTCCTTTGCCCAGTGTGCAGtcat GTTGGATTTTGAGGGGCTGGAGACCGGAGAGGAGGGCTCTCTGGACAAGACGAAGTCCTGGAGCAGGTCCATCGAGGATCTGCACCAGAGCGTGACCCAGCCCTTCTGCAACACGCTGGTGCGCTCTGCGCGCCAGTCTGTCCTTCG CTACGGCAACAACACAGCAACAAACAGCAAAACCATCAAGAACTCCCGGCTGGTCAGTCAGAAGGATGACGTGCATGTGTGCATCATGTGTTTAAGAGCAATCATGAACTATCAG TATGGCTTCAACATGGTCATGTCACACGCACACGGGGTCAACGAGATTGCGCTCAGCTTGAACAACAAGAACTCACG gacaaaagccctggtcctggagcttctagctgctgtgtgtctagTCAGAGGAGGTCACGAGATCATCCTCTCAGCGTTTGACAACTTCAAAGAG GTGTGCAAAGAGAAGCATCGCTTTGAGAAGCTGATGGACTACTTCCGGTGTGAGGATGGAAACATTGACTTCATG GTTGCTTGCATGCAGTTCATCAACATCGTCGTACACTCGGTAGAAGACATGAACTTCAGGGTTCACCTGCAATATGAGTTTACCAAGCTGGGACTGGATGACTACCTGGAG AaatccaaacacacagagagcgaTAAGCTGTCCGTGCAGATCCAGGCCTATCTGGACAATGTGTTTGACGTGGGCGGGCTCCTGGAGGATGCAGAGACTAAGAATGTGGCCCTGGAGAAGGTGGATGAACTGGAGGAGCACCTATCCCAC GTGACGGAGAAGCTCCTGGACGTGGAGAACGAGACGGTGATGAAGGTGGCCGACCTGGAGAAGCTGCTGCTTCAGAAGGACAAGGACCTGCAGATCATCAGG GAGACGTACGAGTCCACCAACACCCAGGTCAACACCCTGCGCAGGGTGATCAAGGAGAAGGACGCCGCCTACCAGAGGCACTTCAACATCGAGAAGCGCCTACTGGAGCTGGAGCAGCAGGGGACCATCCGCCTCCGCAAGAAGCCCGACGGGGACATCGCCATCGAGCCCCtggtggggggcggaggggggggcagtggcCCTGGGGTTCCCCCGGGGGATGTCGGGCACTTTTCGTTCGGGGCCGCGGCCGGTCTGACTGGTCCGGTCGGACCAGGGGGGCCTGAGGCCGGCCTTCCCTCAGCCACGgaggcccctccacccccaccgcctccacctcctccccctccgcctctccccTCAGCTTCAG GAGAGAATGCACCgatgcccccaccaccacctcctctggcCCCACCCCTACCAGGAACCTCACCCTCTGTCATCCTCAGCTTGGGCCTGTCTG TTATCAGGATCAAGAAGCCAATCAAGACCAAGTTCCGTCTGCCTGTGTTCAACTGGACCGCTCTGAAACCCAACCAGATCAACGGCACTGTCTTCCATGAGATTGATGATGAGCGCGTACTAGAG gagctgGACCTGGAGAAGTTTGAAGAGCTGTTCAAGACCAGAGCCCAGGGTCCCATAGTGGACTTTACCTGCACTAAGAGCAAGGTGTCCCAGAAGGCCGTCAACAAGATCAACCTGCTGGACGCCAACCGCTCCAAAAACCTGGCCATCACGCTCCGCAAAGCCCACAAGAGCACGGAGGAGATCTGCAAAGCCATCGAGAA GTTCGACTTGAAGGCCCTGCCGGTGGACTTCATGGAGTGCCTGATGCGTTTCCTGCCCACGGAGACGGAGACCAAGATGATGCGTCAGTACGAGCGGGAGCGCCGCCCCTTGGACCAGCTGGCCGAGGAGGACCGCTTCATGCTGCACTTCAGCAAGATCGAGAGGCTCACCCAACGCATGAACATCATCACCTTCGTGGGAAACTTCTCGGACAGCGTCAACATGCTCACCCCCCAGCTCAACGCCATCATCGCCGCGTCCGCCTCCGTCAAGTCCTCGCCAAAGCTGAAGAGAATGCTCGAG ATCATCTTAGCTTTGGGAAACTACATGAACAGCAGCAAGAGAGGCTCCGTGTACGGGTTCAAACTGCAGAGTCTCGACCTG CTGCTGGACACCAAGTCGACGGACAGGAAGATGACTCTGCTCCACTACATCGCTCTCACGGTGAAGGAGAAATACCCTGAGCTCACCAACTTTTTCAACGAGCTGCATTTCGTGGACAAAGCTGCAGCAG tgtcatTGGAGAACGTGTTGCTGGACGTGCGGGAGCTCGGGAAGGGCATGGACCTGATCAGGCGAGAGTGCAGTCTCCATGACCACTCTGTCCTCAAGGGCTTCCTCCAGACCAGTGACACCCAGCTGGACAAGGTGCAGAAGGACGCAAAGATGGCCGAG GAGGCCTTTAACAACGTGGTGAACTACTTTGGGGAGAGTTCCAAGACAACCCCTCCCTCGGTGTTCTTCCCCGTGTTTGTGCGCTTCATCAAGGCCTACAAG GACGCAGTGGAGGACAATGaccagaggaagaggcaggaggAAGCCATGCGGGAGAAGCTACTGGCACAAGAGGCCAAACAGCAGGACCCCAAG gtccAGGCCCACAAGAAGAGACAGCAGCAGAACGAGCTCATCGCCGAGCTGCGTAAGAGACAGGCCAAGGACCACCGGCCGGTGTACGAGGGCAAGGACGGCACCATCGAGGACATCATCACAG tgCTGAAGAGCGTGCCCTTCACGGCGCGCACCGCTAAGCGCGGCTCGCGGTTCTTCTGTGAGGCGAACCTCTGTGACGACTCCAACTGctag
- the fmnl3 gene encoding formin-like protein 3 isoform X3 translates to MGNIESVDGQSSEMKHHIMPLKVPMPDQTELEERFAIVLNSMNLPPDKARLLRQYDNEKKWDLICDQERFQVKNPPHTYIQKLRGYLDPGVTRKKFRRRVQESTKVLRELEISLRTNHIGWVREFLNDENRGLDILVEYLSFAQCAVMLDFEGLETGEEGSLDKTKSWSRSIEDLHQSVTQPFCNTLVRSARQSVLRYGNNTATNSKTIKNSRLVSQKDDVHVCIMCLRAIMNYQYGFNMVMSHAHGVNEIALSLNNKNSRTKALVLELLAAVCLVRGGHEIILSAFDNFKEVCKEKHRFEKLMDYFRCEDGNIDFMVACMQFINIVVHSVEDMNFRVHLQYEFTKLGLDDYLEKSKHTESDKLSVQIQAYLDNVFDVGGLLEDAETKNVALEKVDELEEHLSHVTEKLLDVENETVMKVADLEKLLLQKDKDLQIIRETYESTNTQVNTLRRVIKEKDAAYQRHFNIEKRLLELEQQGTIRLRKKPDGDIAIEPLVGGGGGGSGPGVPPGDVGHFSFGAAAGLTGPVGPGGPEAGLPSATEAPPPPPPPPPPPPPLPSASGENAPMPPPPPPLAPPLPGTSPSVILSLGLSVIRIKKPIKTKFRLPVFNWTALKPNQINGTVFHEIDDERVLEELDLEKFEELFKTRAQGPIVDFTCTKSKVSQKAVNKINLLDANRSKNLAITLRKAHKSTEEICKAIEKFDLKALPVDFMECLMRFLPTETETKMMRQYERERRPLDQLAEEDRFMLHFSKIERLTQRMNIITFVGNFSDSVNMLTPQLNAIIAASASVKSSPKLKRMLEIILALGNYMNSSKRGSVYGFKLQSLDLLLDTKSTDRKMTLLHYIALTVKEKYPELTNFFNELHFVDKAAAVSLENVLLDVRELGKGMDLIRRECSLHDHSVLKGFLQTSDTQLDKVQKDAKMAEEAFNNVVNYFGESSKTTPPSVFFPVFVRFIKAYKDAVEDNDQRKRQEEAMREKLLAQEAKQQDPKVQAHKKRQQQNELIAELRKRQAKDHRPVYEGKDGTIEDIITDLRSQPFLRADALIRSGWKRP, encoded by the exons AATTCCATGAACTTGCCCCCTGACAAAGCCAGGCTCCTTCGACAGTACGACAACGAGAAGAAGTGGGACCTCATCTGTGACCAG GAGAGGTTCCAGGTGAAGAACCCGCCTCACACCTACATCCAGAAGCTGCGAGGGTATCTAGACCCTGGTGTCACACGCAAG AAGTTCCGCAGGCGGGTCCAGGAATCCACGAAAGtcctgagagagctggagatcTCTCTGAGGACGAACCACATTGG GTGGGTCAGGGAGTTCCTCAACGATGAGAACCGAGGGCTGGACATTCTGGTTGAGTACCTCTCCTTTGCCCAGTGTGCAGtcat GTTGGATTTTGAGGGGCTGGAGACCGGAGAGGAGGGCTCTCTGGACAAGACGAAGTCCTGGAGCAGGTCCATCGAGGATCTGCACCAGAGCGTGACCCAGCCCTTCTGCAACACGCTGGTGCGCTCTGCGCGCCAGTCTGTCCTTCG CTACGGCAACAACACAGCAACAAACAGCAAAACCATCAAGAACTCCCGGCTGGTCAGTCAGAAGGATGACGTGCATGTGTGCATCATGTGTTTAAGAGCAATCATGAACTATCAG TATGGCTTCAACATGGTCATGTCACACGCACACGGGGTCAACGAGATTGCGCTCAGCTTGAACAACAAGAACTCACG gacaaaagccctggtcctggagcttctagctgctgtgtgtctagTCAGAGGAGGTCACGAGATCATCCTCTCAGCGTTTGACAACTTCAAAGAG GTGTGCAAAGAGAAGCATCGCTTTGAGAAGCTGATGGACTACTTCCGGTGTGAGGATGGAAACATTGACTTCATG GTTGCTTGCATGCAGTTCATCAACATCGTCGTACACTCGGTAGAAGACATGAACTTCAGGGTTCACCTGCAATATGAGTTTACCAAGCTGGGACTGGATGACTACCTGGAG AaatccaaacacacagagagcgaTAAGCTGTCCGTGCAGATCCAGGCCTATCTGGACAATGTGTTTGACGTGGGCGGGCTCCTGGAGGATGCAGAGACTAAGAATGTGGCCCTGGAGAAGGTGGATGAACTGGAGGAGCACCTATCCCAC GTGACGGAGAAGCTCCTGGACGTGGAGAACGAGACGGTGATGAAGGTGGCCGACCTGGAGAAGCTGCTGCTTCAGAAGGACAAGGACCTGCAGATCATCAGG GAGACGTACGAGTCCACCAACACCCAGGTCAACACCCTGCGCAGGGTGATCAAGGAGAAGGACGCCGCCTACCAGAGGCACTTCAACATCGAGAAGCGCCTACTGGAGCTGGAGCAGCAGGGGACCATCCGCCTCCGCAAGAAGCCCGACGGGGACATCGCCATCGAGCCCCtggtggggggcggaggggggggcagtggcCCTGGGGTTCCCCCGGGGGATGTCGGGCACTTTTCGTTCGGGGCCGCGGCCGGTCTGACTGGTCCGGTCGGACCAGGGGGGCCTGAGGCCGGCCTTCCCTCAGCCACGgaggcccctccacccccaccgcctccacctcctccccctccgcctctccccTCAGCTTCAG GAGAGAATGCACCgatgcccccaccaccacctcctctggcCCCACCCCTACCAGGAACCTCACCCTCTGTCATCCTCAGCTTGGGCCTGTCTG TTATCAGGATCAAGAAGCCAATCAAGACCAAGTTCCGTCTGCCTGTGTTCAACTGGACCGCTCTGAAACCCAACCAGATCAACGGCACTGTCTTCCATGAGATTGATGATGAGCGCGTACTAGAG gagctgGACCTGGAGAAGTTTGAAGAGCTGTTCAAGACCAGAGCCCAGGGTCCCATAGTGGACTTTACCTGCACTAAGAGCAAGGTGTCCCAGAAGGCCGTCAACAAGATCAACCTGCTGGACGCCAACCGCTCCAAAAACCTGGCCATCACGCTCCGCAAAGCCCACAAGAGCACGGAGGAGATCTGCAAAGCCATCGAGAA GTTCGACTTGAAGGCCCTGCCGGTGGACTTCATGGAGTGCCTGATGCGTTTCCTGCCCACGGAGACGGAGACCAAGATGATGCGTCAGTACGAGCGGGAGCGCCGCCCCTTGGACCAGCTGGCCGAGGAGGACCGCTTCATGCTGCACTTCAGCAAGATCGAGAGGCTCACCCAACGCATGAACATCATCACCTTCGTGGGAAACTTCTCGGACAGCGTCAACATGCTCACCCCCCAGCTCAACGCCATCATCGCCGCGTCCGCCTCCGTCAAGTCCTCGCCAAAGCTGAAGAGAATGCTCGAG ATCATCTTAGCTTTGGGAAACTACATGAACAGCAGCAAGAGAGGCTCCGTGTACGGGTTCAAACTGCAGAGTCTCGACCTG CTGCTGGACACCAAGTCGACGGACAGGAAGATGACTCTGCTCCACTACATCGCTCTCACGGTGAAGGAGAAATACCCTGAGCTCACCAACTTTTTCAACGAGCTGCATTTCGTGGACAAAGCTGCAGCAG tgtcatTGGAGAACGTGTTGCTGGACGTGCGGGAGCTCGGGAAGGGCATGGACCTGATCAGGCGAGAGTGCAGTCTCCATGACCACTCTGTCCTCAAGGGCTTCCTCCAGACCAGTGACACCCAGCTGGACAAGGTGCAGAAGGACGCAAAGATGGCCGAG GAGGCCTTTAACAACGTGGTGAACTACTTTGGGGAGAGTTCCAAGACAACCCCTCCCTCGGTGTTCTTCCCCGTGTTTGTGCGCTTCATCAAGGCCTACAAG GACGCAGTGGAGGACAATGaccagaggaagaggcaggaggAAGCCATGCGGGAGAAGCTACTGGCACAAGAGGCCAAACAGCAGGACCCCAAG gtccAGGCCCACAAGAAGAGACAGCAGCAGAACGAGCTCATCGCCGAGCTGCGTAAGAGACAGGCCAAGGACCACCGGCCGGTGTACGAGGGCAAGGACGGCACCATCGAGGACATCATCACAG ATCTCCGCAGCCAGCCTTTCCTGCGAGCCGACGCCCTGATCCGGAGTGGCTGGAAGAGACCCTAA
- the fmnl3 gene encoding formin-like protein 3 isoform X4, translating into MGNIESVDGQSSEMKHHIMPLKVPMPDQTELEERFAIVLNSMNLPPDKARLLRQYDNEKKWDLICDQERFQVKNPPHTYIQKLRGYLDPGVTRKKFRRRVQESTKVLRELEISLRTNHIGWVREFLNDENRGLDILVEYLSFAQCAVMLDFEGLETGEEGSLDKTKSWSRSIEDLHQSVTQPFCNTLVRSARQSVLRYGNNTATNSKTIKNSRLVSQKDDVHVCIMCLRAIMNYQYGFNMVMSHAHGVNEIALSLNNKNSRTKALVLELLAAVCLVRGGHEIILSAFDNFKEVCKEKHRFEKLMDYFRCEDGNIDFMVACMQFINIVVHSVEDMNFRVHLQYEFTKLGLDDYLEKSKHTESDKLSVQIQAYLDNVFDVGGLLEDAETKNVALEKVDELEEHLSHVTEKLLDVENETVMKVADLEKLLLQKDKDLQIIRETYESTNTQVNTLRRVIKEKDAAYQRHFNIEKRLLELEQQGTIRLRKKPDGDIAIEPLVGGGGGGSGPGVPPGDVGHFSFGAAAGLTGPVGPGGPEAGLPSATEAPPPPPPPPPPPPPLPSASGENAPMPPPPPPLAPPLPGTSPSVILSLGLSVIRIKKPIKTKFRLPVFNWTALKPNQINGTVFHEIDDERVLEELDLEKFEELFKTRAQGPIVDFTCTKSKVSQKAVNKINLLDANRSKNLAITLRKAHKSTEEICKAIEKFDLKALPVDFMECLMRFLPTETETKMMRQYERERRPLDQLAEEDRFMLHFSKIERLTQRMNIITFVGNFSDSVNMLTPQLNAIIAASASVKSSPKLKRMLEIILALGNYMNSSKRGSVYGFKLQSLDLLLDTKSTDRKMTLLHYIALTVKEKYPELTNFFNELHFVDKAAAVSLENVLLDVRELGKGMDLIRRECSLHDHSVLKGFLQTSDTQLDKVQKDAKMAEEAFNNVVNYFGESSKTTPPSVFFPVFVRFIKAYKDAVEDNDQRKRQEEAMREKLLAQEAKQQDPKVQAHKKRQQQNELIAELRKRQAKDHRPVYEGKDGTIEDIITAQQKINDSIYFQS; encoded by the exons AATTCCATGAACTTGCCCCCTGACAAAGCCAGGCTCCTTCGACAGTACGACAACGAGAAGAAGTGGGACCTCATCTGTGACCAG GAGAGGTTCCAGGTGAAGAACCCGCCTCACACCTACATCCAGAAGCTGCGAGGGTATCTAGACCCTGGTGTCACACGCAAG AAGTTCCGCAGGCGGGTCCAGGAATCCACGAAAGtcctgagagagctggagatcTCTCTGAGGACGAACCACATTGG GTGGGTCAGGGAGTTCCTCAACGATGAGAACCGAGGGCTGGACATTCTGGTTGAGTACCTCTCCTTTGCCCAGTGTGCAGtcat GTTGGATTTTGAGGGGCTGGAGACCGGAGAGGAGGGCTCTCTGGACAAGACGAAGTCCTGGAGCAGGTCCATCGAGGATCTGCACCAGAGCGTGACCCAGCCCTTCTGCAACACGCTGGTGCGCTCTGCGCGCCAGTCTGTCCTTCG CTACGGCAACAACACAGCAACAAACAGCAAAACCATCAAGAACTCCCGGCTGGTCAGTCAGAAGGATGACGTGCATGTGTGCATCATGTGTTTAAGAGCAATCATGAACTATCAG TATGGCTTCAACATGGTCATGTCACACGCACACGGGGTCAACGAGATTGCGCTCAGCTTGAACAACAAGAACTCACG gacaaaagccctggtcctggagcttctagctgctgtgtgtctagTCAGAGGAGGTCACGAGATCATCCTCTCAGCGTTTGACAACTTCAAAGAG GTGTGCAAAGAGAAGCATCGCTTTGAGAAGCTGATGGACTACTTCCGGTGTGAGGATGGAAACATTGACTTCATG GTTGCTTGCATGCAGTTCATCAACATCGTCGTACACTCGGTAGAAGACATGAACTTCAGGGTTCACCTGCAATATGAGTTTACCAAGCTGGGACTGGATGACTACCTGGAG AaatccaaacacacagagagcgaTAAGCTGTCCGTGCAGATCCAGGCCTATCTGGACAATGTGTTTGACGTGGGCGGGCTCCTGGAGGATGCAGAGACTAAGAATGTGGCCCTGGAGAAGGTGGATGAACTGGAGGAGCACCTATCCCAC GTGACGGAGAAGCTCCTGGACGTGGAGAACGAGACGGTGATGAAGGTGGCCGACCTGGAGAAGCTGCTGCTTCAGAAGGACAAGGACCTGCAGATCATCAGG GAGACGTACGAGTCCACCAACACCCAGGTCAACACCCTGCGCAGGGTGATCAAGGAGAAGGACGCCGCCTACCAGAGGCACTTCAACATCGAGAAGCGCCTACTGGAGCTGGAGCAGCAGGGGACCATCCGCCTCCGCAAGAAGCCCGACGGGGACATCGCCATCGAGCCCCtggtggggggcggaggggggggcagtggcCCTGGGGTTCCCCCGGGGGATGTCGGGCACTTTTCGTTCGGGGCCGCGGCCGGTCTGACTGGTCCGGTCGGACCAGGGGGGCCTGAGGCCGGCCTTCCCTCAGCCACGgaggcccctccacccccaccgcctccacctcctccccctccgcctctccccTCAGCTTCAG GAGAGAATGCACCgatgcccccaccaccacctcctctggcCCCACCCCTACCAGGAACCTCACCCTCTGTCATCCTCAGCTTGGGCCTGTCTG TTATCAGGATCAAGAAGCCAATCAAGACCAAGTTCCGTCTGCCTGTGTTCAACTGGACCGCTCTGAAACCCAACCAGATCAACGGCACTGTCTTCCATGAGATTGATGATGAGCGCGTACTAGAG gagctgGACCTGGAGAAGTTTGAAGAGCTGTTCAAGACCAGAGCCCAGGGTCCCATAGTGGACTTTACCTGCACTAAGAGCAAGGTGTCCCAGAAGGCCGTCAACAAGATCAACCTGCTGGACGCCAACCGCTCCAAAAACCTGGCCATCACGCTCCGCAAAGCCCACAAGAGCACGGAGGAGATCTGCAAAGCCATCGAGAA GTTCGACTTGAAGGCCCTGCCGGTGGACTTCATGGAGTGCCTGATGCGTTTCCTGCCCACGGAGACGGAGACCAAGATGATGCGTCAGTACGAGCGGGAGCGCCGCCCCTTGGACCAGCTGGCCGAGGAGGACCGCTTCATGCTGCACTTCAGCAAGATCGAGAGGCTCACCCAACGCATGAACATCATCACCTTCGTGGGAAACTTCTCGGACAGCGTCAACATGCTCACCCCCCAGCTCAACGCCATCATCGCCGCGTCCGCCTCCGTCAAGTCCTCGCCAAAGCTGAAGAGAATGCTCGAG ATCATCTTAGCTTTGGGAAACTACATGAACAGCAGCAAGAGAGGCTCCGTGTACGGGTTCAAACTGCAGAGTCTCGACCTG CTGCTGGACACCAAGTCGACGGACAGGAAGATGACTCTGCTCCACTACATCGCTCTCACGGTGAAGGAGAAATACCCTGAGCTCACCAACTTTTTCAACGAGCTGCATTTCGTGGACAAAGCTGCAGCAG tgtcatTGGAGAACGTGTTGCTGGACGTGCGGGAGCTCGGGAAGGGCATGGACCTGATCAGGCGAGAGTGCAGTCTCCATGACCACTCTGTCCTCAAGGGCTTCCTCCAGACCAGTGACACCCAGCTGGACAAGGTGCAGAAGGACGCAAAGATGGCCGAG GAGGCCTTTAACAACGTGGTGAACTACTTTGGGGAGAGTTCCAAGACAACCCCTCCCTCGGTGTTCTTCCCCGTGTTTGTGCGCTTCATCAAGGCCTACAAG GACGCAGTGGAGGACAATGaccagaggaagaggcaggaggAAGCCATGCGGGAGAAGCTACTGGCACAAGAGGCCAAACAGCAGGACCCCAAG gtccAGGCCCACAAGAAGAGACAGCAGCAGAACGAGCTCATCGCCGAGCTGCGTAAGAGACAGGCCAAGGACCACCGGCCGGTGTACGAGGGCAAGGACGGCACCATCGAGGACATCATCACAG CCCAACAGAAGATTAATGACAGTATATATTTCCAGTCCTAA